Sequence from the Castanea sativa cultivar Marrone di Chiusa Pesio chromosome 12, ASM4071231v1 genome:
ATTATATCCTTAGGACTGACACACTTTTCCTTTCTCACACCCTCTTTTTTTGAGTTAGGTCTCGAAAGGCAATATGCCAACGCTGCTTTTCTGAGTTTAATGGGGACTTTAGGTAGTATGCCCTATGGGCTGTGGGCAACAAAGTTGCTTCTTGCTTGCTTTTTCTCATGTGACAGTTTTTCTTGGGGTCAAGGCATTTGCATACCAATTGTGTTGTTTTCGCACCCAATGATATGCgtgaaaataaccaaaaaatatatatttaaaaaagccctaatctttttctttccaaatgaaactcactttttatttatttattcatttgggATCTTGGAATGAAAACCACTTTAATCCATGAAGAGGGGGAGATATAGCATAAAGCCCCCCACCAAGCCTATAAATTATGAACGAGAGAACAATTTATCTAActtttatgttgaattttttctattttggttgaaaatagtatagttaaaaagtaaaagttaaataaaataaaaatgtgactCATGTGAGACttacaaataatatataaaataaataataagttggTTTATAAGTGCATCCTAAACAAGCAATTATTCTTTGCACTCCTTTAGTTCCTGAATTatccttttttttgtgtgtactATTTTAAGATAATTTCTAAGATACTCATAAGTAAAATTGCATACatagcttttctttctttcatggTAAAAAGtttaagttcttttttcatattattatcGTTTACATAAGACAGTCTTAAATCTCAATTTCTAGTTTTCCACCTACTATTTTTGAACTcaagtagaattttttttttcctgattttattaaaatacttaattgtctaaaaaaatataatgatatTTGGAAACGAGgacttgaacttttttttttggacaaggACTTGAAATCTCTTTCCCTATCAATCTTGATAAAAGTGGTACCTATAGTGATTTACTCTACATACATTAttgtaattgaaaatatatatattatatttggaAATATAGGGATTCCTTAATCCCtatcagtcattttttagaaagattTAACCTATTACtcaaacacatacacatattgataagatatataaattataaattataaattcttaTTTGATACTTGCAAAATGAGTTTGCCTTGAACGTATCGAATCCACATTAAACCACTATTTTCTTTCatgaaatatttcattaaatttccttttttctccaTGCAGATGCCGAATCGATTCACTctccaaataatattatcacaaAATAAATGCTACAGTTTAAGGTGTATTAATGCTTAAATTTGAGCTTCTCCAAGgttttatttcttcaaaaaaaatcttaaatttgtatttctgtcaatttaatttaatcTGGTCATGCGATCTAAATGTGTTAGCATATGAAGTTggttaactttttttaaaaaataatactcaTGGtcataaaacaacaaaatcttccCCTCTGACCATTTTTATTTACCAAGaaaaatacaacaacaaaacctATTAAATGGTGCATCTTATGaattttttgagttaaattttggaaaaattgcaATTATACCTTTTAAGTTTGGCAAATTGTAATTTTGGTCCTATAaattctatttttgttgttttggtctTGTAATTTCACATTTGTTGTCACCGTTAGTCCTTCCTCcattccattaaaaaatttgttgtaaatgaTGATAGAATATGTAAACTTACAAGatcaaaatgacaaaactaaaaattattggATCAAAATGACAATTGACCAAACTTGAAGAgtgtaattgtattttattatgttttacaaaagatattttaatagtttttcattatcaaaattttattttttaatagtcaATGGGAGTTATAGTGAGAGCAAATGCAAATTTACAggaccaaaatgacaaaaatgataATTGACCAAACTTAAAGGGTGTTATTAGTATTTTtgtcttaaatttttattaaaaaatgtttaagTAACATTATTCACTAACAAATTTGGAccccaaaaaaaaccaaattgacCCATTTTGACAAAGTGAGGGACTGAATTAAACCTGAAgaactaaattgaattttagccatttttttatgtattctTTAATACTAAACCAATCTTAATATAATCTTCAAAGTTAgaggaaatatttttcagtAATaggaacaaataaaagaaaagaaaattaaattacaaattacatctTCTAAATTCCGTCTATTTTTCCTCAGaactttttttccccaaattaGTTCCTTGGCGTTCATTCTATTTCTTTGTTACACATTTGTCTTTTGTCTCCCATTTTAATCCTTTTTCTTTGATTGCTGGACATTGCCATGGTGACAGATGCTACCTCGGCAGTATATATCTGGTTTGATGGGAGGATTTGAGTGCTTTGTGCTTTGGAAAAGGGTGTTGGAAAGTTACTGGCTATTACTTAGTGCGTGGCAGACTGGTAGATGATTTGGGTTGTAAAGTAACAGTGACTTTGTGAAGGATTTTGGGTGACTCACATATCTCATGGCTAGGGTTTCGTGTTTTGAGGGGAATTTGGCGGGTTAGTTTAGCTATTTGGATTTGAGCATAGAGGTTAGTGGTGATAGTTCTTTAGGGGTTTGGTGGTGTCATTCCCCCAACTCAAAGAGTATGCTAGGCACATGACAACGGTCACGCATGTGTAAAGTTTTCACTTAATGAGTATGCAAGGTTGTTGTCACTTAACTAGCCTACTCTTCGGGTTGGGGGTATGACAAtaaaatggtatcagagccaaccCAATAACCCTAAGTTGGCTCGAAGATATTACCCCACAAAATAGACTCTCCCTAATGATGATGTCAGGGACAAGTGGAAGAGATTGTAATGCTCTAGATTGATTGGATATTAATTGAGCGTGTATTGTTGTGTGTGATTGAGTCCCACATAAGGTATAGACTATAGTGATCTAGGCTTTATTATtaactacaaaaaattttaattgtgacTAAACTAGTTCTTTTAGGTTATAGTGCAAATTTGGCTAGTGTTTTCCCTTGAGTCATAATAGcactacaaaaattaaaaaaaaaaaccttgacaTATAGTGGCGTTTGGCCactatgttaggattagtgcccttaaatcctattgtatgatgctatgtattttattatttatgacattatgtatgacttaatgttgtgtttaataaagttgttttattattatctaaaaataatggtaacatgaataatgagacattatcatataattcatgagatgcattgtatgtgatttagtcacagaagatgtaaatcacaagttccttgtaaattcaaaatgtagttcgtagtcggtaataaaattgggcatttcatctgcgaagattataacatatcaactaagatgatttgtcttgatcatggaaatggagatttctagttggtatgttgatttgtcttaagagttaagacatattgaactagaccgctgtgagatttattatttttccaacgactgtcaaatgaataataaactcacgacttctatttgcatgaactcttaatcctaagagaataatggacctgatcatgaggtgtaggttgctttgatatatcaggagtgagatctaaagtaacggtcaaaatctcagtatgttgggcagccacatttagtgttgatggaacatatattctcaagatggaattaatagtctcttaacggaaatacaaaatattctcttgagataagtttaatgcatttgttattcagagagttaggcctaaccactttagtaaagagttactaaagtatatatttatggaattggatttcatgaatatatgatgaataactttaaaggattaaaccgggtactcaaggataagatgtagtaatttacaaagtgacagtctacattcatgactttgtgttactacgaatattttatgaaggggttgcatgtacaataaagttttgggatataatctATAGATAAGGattagagtgcaactatatttatatagtggtattaaatatagttaatggtaactttggacttgtcaagggttgacagaaaagcccaaggccattggaactagtgtcttattggtctcttttggtcccactccaagccacacacttaagcccaattgaaaaggcccaaaatgccagtccaattagataatcaattagaaacaaagggaaaaatatacagaattttctgtagagaattgcaAGAACACTATTttttgtgaagtggtgtaagaagtgttagacacttttacattctccctttggaactgattgagagaccacacatcttaggcgttagtggaattggagtgaagattgaaagtattcCCAAGCAATTTTGAttttcggttttgaaattcaccgctccaaggtacactctcttattctcaaattctgaaacttatatagtatatgttaacttttatgaatgaagtagatctgttatttttttgctgcgcacatgcatatttccttcaCACTACAGGCCAATTTAAGCTATAGCGGTGTTTGCTATAGTGACGTTTACAAACACCATTATTTTACTGCAACTATAGACCTATTGTGACATTTTACAAAAAAGTCACTATAGGTCTGTACCCTATAATGCCGTTTATGAAATGCTACTATaggcccaatttttattttttatttttttacaaaaaatggCTATAGTATATAGTGGCATTCGTAAAACGTTGCtataggcctttttttttttttataaaaaaaattaggctaTAGCAGCACTATAAAACACCACTATAAGTCCATaccctatagtggcatttttaaaacgctgctataaacccttatattttttttaaaaaatattagctATAGCAGCGTttcaaaacgccactatagccaaaaaccaccaaaaaaaaaatttgattgccAAAATTTAATTGAGTGATGACTAATTTTAAGGGATCAAAAAGGCACTATAGGCAGCTTTTTTTATAGTGTAGGTGTCTTCAAGGTTTATGACTAATTTGGAGGGATCACAAAGGCAAAGAAGGTGGTTTAGTGATCAGACTTAGCAGAAATCAATTGGGTGAGCTAGGAGAGATCTAAGGAAATGACAACTCAATTAAAGTGTACCCACATTTTTGTAATTTCCTTACTTTTAATTTGGGTTTATGAAGTTTTGAGTGTATTTTGAGGTATGTGTGAGTTTTTGGATCTTGTTTTTgtggtttaaaactttaaatgaaGGCTTTGTTTGTTGATGGGAGAGTAACAAGGggtacaaaaaaatcaaattaaaatttaattcttGATATTGATTGTTGGGTTTTAGAATGCTTATTAATTGCTTGTTTAAGTTTAATATGGGAtttgggttgttgttgttggggaTTTTACCAAATCAAGGAgtaatagagaaagaagaagatgaacacATTAAGTAAATGGTAATTGAATTGGAGGCACAATTGACTGttatccttagacaatatttgtccCCATACACAAGTTGCTAAAGGGTTTTTACAAACTTGTTCCCAGAATACAACCAAGTTATTGGGTTGTACAAATAGTAATTTTAGAGAAAACCTAcaggatttcttgtgtttctttgtAACTTACTATTTTCAAGTGAACAATAACCTCTATTTCTACCCATAGGGTTATAACCCTTCAAAATGTACGTATAGAGagttaaaatatttcataaaactGTTCATAAGGGTTGAAACCTCTTCAACTTTTCTGAACAATCACcagaaaattctgtagaaaattcAGTTTTTCGAGTTTCGATTGGTCGAGAGGTcctttcgattgatcgaatagGAATTGAATAACGATCGAACCATCCAGAAACTCCAGCAATATTTTCTTACtattttgatcgatcgagccaaagttttgatcgatcaaaaatgctgaatttcgaattttcacttagaaaattccaaaacttgaattttcactttaacaACTTTATGGAACAATGTTCTCTaaactcaaacatcattattataACCTATCCATGTATATACCTATATTTACAACAGTTGTCATTTGTAAGCTATGTCTTTTGTTGTTATTACTTTCAACTGGTATTGGTAGGTGGCCTCAGTTGATGAGTGTTATTGCTACAAagtaacttcttcttcttcttcttcttctttttcccctttataaattcttatatttaatctcttatttaagagaatttaggggaaaaaaaaattgaaatgccTTTTCTTGTATTAGAAATCGGAGATATATCAAGAGATATAGTTTTGGTGGACTGAACGAAAGAGCAAATTAAAAGCGCATGAAAGggattaaattgaaatatatatatacaccggTTAAATTACAAACAAATAACAACCATCCACTCGGTATTACAATTTATAAGCTTAATATATGAGgcaatgatttcttttttttgcccCCTTTTTCTCTGGGCCTGCAAATCAGGATCTTGACCAATTGGAGGGCCAATGATAAAACAGGATGTGCTTATATACGAAATTTGTGATACTTGGGGCCTAGAAATTGCTTTAGTactctcacactcacacacagAAGGTACACCAATAATTTATGTTCCATCCAGATACTTCAGCCATTCGCTAAGTGGCTGAATCGACAAACTAATTTGCTCACTTTGTTTGTCGTTGAGGACATGTCCAAAGAGAGCACATCAAATTAGGCAAATGGTCGAGTTTTAGTTACGTGGTAAGAAGCAAAGAAAGGTACTTCAAAATGCCAATGATAGAGGaatcaagaaaaaagaagaagccaatGATAGATTAGCGAGCCAATGTAGTCCCTTAAATCATTGGGTTCAAAACATAATCTATTACAGGTTCCCATCATACAATTGTTCGGGCACTAGTCTCGTTATCAACTCCCTACCAGATAGTACTTTTTATTTACTCAAGCAAAGGCTATGAGGCTAGTTATGAGGTGTTTGGTGGTGCTAATATGATAAGAGCCTACCCAATATGTAGAAACTGAGACTAAAGTAAGTCCTTCTGAATCCCCACGGCACTATCAGTTGGCTCTTGCGGACCATTTCATGTAACTGTCCAAATCAAGTTGGCAGCTATGGTTTGAAAGAGACCATGAAGATAGTAGGTTTTTTTTAGATAGTAATAGCCGCAAGATCTGTTTTACACAGGTTTACATACAAGCTGATTAATTAATGTCAACACATGAAATTGAGTCATGATTTCGGTTGCTTTTCGGGTGTGTAAAACtgtataaaatagtttgtgtgcAACTAGTTTAATTCTATAATTAAAGGCCTAATTTATTCCAATCATGAAAATGAGTACATTTCATATCTCACCAGTCACCCATGACCGACATGATTTTCCGTATATTCCAACCAAGAAACAAATgggaaaaagaaacataaaaacagCTTTTCTCACCTAGCTCTCAATTATTATTCGGAACATTAGCGAGGCCTGAAAGTAACATAGTATTTACCAGCTGATTTGGACAAGAAAGGTGGCTTTAATGTGCTTGTCTCTCATTCATACATGTCTATGAGGTCATTTGTTAGCATTGATTAACCAGCTGATATGGAAAAGAAAGATAGTACTAATAATCTCCTGTGCTTACCTTTCTTTATCAACAAGAATTCAAGATGATAGAACAACTTAATTAAGCAAATACTaccataattataaaaataaagtcaatctcacaaaaaaaaacaagggagttgcATTTCTGaaggaaaaaagtaaaataagaaaGATTAATCATCACACGTTACAATTGTAGGTCTGTATAGGGGTGGCCATGATGGCCATCACACCTTTTCTGAAAACCATCAACAACAACTTTTACAATGAGAGAAAAGATGGGAAAAAAGGgaagatgaaaaagaagaaaaagttttCAATGCCAATCTCTTTACACACATATGTGATTTAATTTGTAAATCCTTTTTAAAAGTAGGGAATCTACTCAAGCCTTGTGTGGGGGGCACTGATAGCACTTAGTGAATAGACCGAATGTATCAACTTGTCTTATGAAATTGAGCATGCTTGCCCATcctccaaatccaaatccaaccACAAATACCCATACCACTACAAAGATGTTCATTGTATATGATCCTGCCCAACCTCCTAAGAATGATGGTGGTCTCTCTACTGCATTCTGTGAAGCAAAGAAGGAGAAAATACGTTAGCTTTGTCCATTATTTCATGCAATTTAtcctaaggaaaaaaaaacacttattatTAAACCAAGGCCTAACCTCTCGAGCCGATGCAGACGCAAAGGTCACCATGTGTGCCAGGGCAGGAATTATGTAAACGGTGAAGCTGACCAGAAGAGACCCAACAGTTGAGTTGATGGGGCCAAAGAATGGGAATATGATGGCAAGGAACCATATTGGGATTACGACTGGGAGTCTAGCTATAGCTCTCTTGAACAAGCTCTTGGTGTCATGCACCCTAATGAATTTCTCCCACACAAAGTAGAGAGGAGTGCAAGCAAATCCAAATGTTATGAACTGCAAAAAGAGTACAATAAATCATCAattacatttatttaataattaatggaTTGAAATTCATGTTAGAATATTGATTATAGAATTAAatgtattgtttctttttaacttttaggaTAATTGATAATTAACTATGAGATCGAATCATGTCTTCACTTTACCTCTTAATTTATTAAGGAAGTTTGGATCCACGAGTTACAAGAATTGCATTTGTAATTTATCAATTCaatgggatatatatatatatatatatatatatatatatatataaaagaaaggaatagCAACCTGGTGAATAAGCATAAGGATGACAGCAGCGTCCCTGAATCCAGTCTTAGGAAGCAAAGAGAGAGCATTGGAATGGGTAAGGAGCATATCCCCAAAAGCCCAATATACAGCTGAAGCTGATGGTAAAGTTAGGGTTAGCACATAGAGTGTTGCTATCAAGTATATTAGCTTGAACTTCTGTGGCTTCCACATTGCATGCATAATCTCGCtgcaatagaaataaaattccCTTTAATCAAAAGTATATAtaagtgtgttttttttaatgtaatcaTAATAATATATGCGAACCCCTTACACTGTGACAGCATGTCCGCCAAAGGTGTAGAGAATGTTGGTGGCCCCAGTGAAGTAGAGAACTATTTTAGCTGGTCCTGAGTGCTTCACACCCTCAACCTTCAaacacagagaaagagaaataaataaatctacaaaaattttgagaatgaaatcatgcaaaaattttctttggttGTTTGCAGTTCTACTAATCTAAAATCTTAAATTCCAGTATTAATTTACCTGCCCATGGAGTAGGGATGCAATGGTGAGATACCATGCAGTGTAAGTAGTCATCATAAGTCCCAAGAATGACCAAATTCTGTAATTATGGAATGATGGGATGAAGACAGTTGTTGCACAACATGCTCCAAAGATATAAGTCCAAGTTCTCTTGTCAAGATTGTCGTTTATGTAGTATATGTTGCTGCAACAATAATGTATATGAAAATATCAGTTACAATATCTactattttccattttaaaaagGTATTTAGTATTTTCGCTAATGATTAATCCTTTAATTTACCTTGCACATGCAATTAGTTGAATTACAGATCCAAATAGAAGAAAGGTGCAGTTGAAAAAGAGGCCTACATTCCTCCAGTGTTTCCCCAACAGCCCATCAAGAACTTCAAACCACTGCAACCATTGAAAGTGAAAATTGACAACGAAAAAGAAGTgctgagttttttttattttttattttttatatgcttttcattttatttttagttaaatggtgcaatattgattttttttcacccaaaaaaaaaaaaaaaaaaatcaagtcttAGATAAAtatgttagaataatggttaaattattaaattcatctTTCTAACTACTTAAACTTTTACATAAATGATAATATATCGTAATATCAAAGCAGGTGGTCTTAACTCCttcaagaagagagagagattatacCTGAATAACATGATTCCTGAAATCaaccttttctctctcctttctagTTCTGTACTCAACATAAAGAACACTAATAAGATATGCAGTCCAGCTTCCCATCAACCCATAAAAAAGCTGAAAAAGGATTCCAGATAGCATCCCCAGTTGTGAAAATGAGTAAGGCAGTGTGAGAAGCACTTgcgcaacctacatttcatatGACAATTGCGTAAGTATCTTAATGATAAAGTGTTCCACAACAATTTGAGTCcagaaaacaatgaaaataataatcttGAACTAGTGCATGCCTGGTTAGAAGCACAGCTAAACCAGGCATCATAGACCGAGCCTCCATGCCAAAATAGCTTTGATAATTTGCCTTTAGCTGACTTGGAATCGCCTTCTTCCCTCTCCATTTCTAAGTAGTTTCCAGCTATAACAGTCTCAACCTTCTCAGAAGCCATTGTTATAGAGTTAGCTAGTGATGTGGAGGAAGCAATGGACTAATTTAGTGTCCTATAAATAGATAAAAGAAAGTGCTCCTCACTCCTTGATATTTCATGTGCTGCTTctattttccttataaaaacttttttgaaCAATAATTGAACCACCTATTGGGGACCTATCTGAGTCACCCCTTAGGAATGTGATTgcaaaattttagttcatgtATCATGTGGCTGTACCTCTAGCTTCATTGGTAGGTGATAGGGCTATGTCCTCTCCGGGTGACATAAACAGTTCACTTTTCACTTTTCAgtcttcattttcaattttctttcgtACTATTGAAAACATGTTGGTATTTTTCATTAGTGGGCCTCAATGGGCCAGACTGCACGAGCGAGATGGCCCACAATAGGCCTTAAGTTTTCATTTCATAATGTGAAAGAACCTTTTTAATACTAATTCATCATGAATTGATATAGGAaatagtgagaaaaaaaagagagaaacttttgaaattaggaaaaaaaaaaaaaaaggattcatTGGTGTGAGTGTGATTGTGTGTGGGGGAGTGTTAATATGGAGGTGAAGATGGATTGAATGATTGCTTTGAGTTGAGCTTTGGTGCTAAGCATGATTAGCAACACGTGTGCCAACTggctttacaaaaaaaaatctagtaaaACCTTCCTCTTTTCAAAGTGAGGTCCTTGGGCCATGGATTTGAGACCTCTCATCATGATCCTATGTGCCTTCCAAAGTCACAATTCGGTGGCAAAATTTGAGATTGGGCCATgtcttaatattaaaaaaacaaaaggggaTAATATAGTGAAGTTGAAACATTGGTGTGTATTCCTTTTGATAACTCAATAATTCTTtcttagagagggaggagaataatttggcattttttttaagaagaaaaaaaaaaaaatttagacattTAAACATGTAGCATTAACATAccttcaaacttcaaattttaagtGCTAAGAGAATTAATTGGGTCAGGGTGACCCAATACCTGCCCAATAGGCCGGATGTATGTTGCATGGGTTTAATTTGAGCAGCTGATTTCGAACAATTTTTTATCACCCTGGAACTTTTCACTCTAGTGTCTAGACTCTAGATACTTGAATTCATTTATCACTAGAGATTCCGATAGGATTAGAAAGATTTTCTAAATCATTTAGTAAACTTTTTCAGTtccttcttatttcttttttggtgttttttttttttttttttaaactagtgTTGACAACACATGTAAGGCACGTGCttgtcatatatataaattgtggATAACACTAAATTTAGAATTTACTTATTacacaaacaaaatatataaagtatttgatttttgaagTGCTTAGAAATTTTACCACTAATGGATTGCGAAattaattttactatatatgaaAGAAGAAACACGTGGAATATAACAAGAGCCATATTGCATTATAAGCCAACATTATAATGTATTACAAATATATACATGTGCTTTCAAAGGCATTACATCACAATGTTGAGTAGAATTGATTTCCAAATTCAATAATGTACACCATATAGTggaaatttaaataaatcaaGGTCTTTCTTCACATGAACGTCTTTGAACATTAGATAAGAGAAAACAAAGTTCTCCTTATTCATGGTGTGACTTGTATCCCACACGAGGATAGCAGAAGTTCTGTCTCTTCTACACCAATTGCAGAAGCTCCTCCCCTACAATTGTTCCCTATTTAGATTAAAAGTTATTCTAAgattcaaagaagaaaaaaaactcaaacaaagtCAAAATAAATAGTATAATCACATATTAAACTCAATAGGGTCAATGAGAGCATTCTATACTCTTAGGATAATAGCCTTAGAGAATtaagaaagagagggagagagataaCTCCTTGTACCTTGCCTGTAGCTAAATTTCTATTTCAATAAGCTCCATGGTTTTGAAGCTTGAGATTTTGAGTCTTTAAGTGTCAACCATTTCATCACCAAGGCATCTTGAAAATAAATCCTAGCACaaactgaaaacttttcttATGTTACCAGGAATTGCTAGTGAATGCCCCAAATACCTTTTATAACTTTAAAGcttcaaaatgctttaaaaatcaaaattaccaagTAACAGTTGCAACTCAcgtataaaaaagaaaagtttgagcTGCAATTTTACACAATGAACAACACTAAACTTTCTAAGCTCTAATATCGTTTTCTTTATGAGGGGAGGAGGAGGGGGAGAGGAGGATAGGATGTTTCcttaaatttgaaccaaatgTAAGACACAAAGATGAACTGCCTCCTAAAAGGCCTTCAATAATTAATCACTCAGATAACACAAAAGAGAACTTTGAACCCCATTGGCATTAAGGCTCCGCTTAGaaggagggaatggaatagaatggaatggaatgaaaagaataattttagaatattcttcccttcctttgtttgggagttttaattgagggaatggaaagttcattcccttgtttgggagtttaaatgagagggaatggaatggatagGAGGGA
This genomic interval carries:
- the LOC142618664 gene encoding auxin transporter-like protein 3, whose amino-acid sequence is MASEKVETVIAGNYLEMEREEGDSKSAKGKLSKLFWHGGSVYDAWFSCASNQVAQVLLTLPYSFSQLGMLSGILFQLFYGLMGSWTAYLISVLYVEYRTRKEREKVDFRNHVIQWFEVLDGLLGKHWRNVGLFFNCTFLLFGSVIQLIACASNIYYINDNLDKRTWTYIFGACCATTVFIPSFHNYRIWSFLGLMMTTYTAWYLTIASLLHGQVEGVKHSGPAKIVLYFTGATNILYTFGGHAVTVEIMHAMWKPQKFKLIYLIATLYVLTLTLPSASAVYWAFGDMLLTHSNALSLLPKTGFRDAAVILMLIHQFITFGFACTPLYFVWEKFIRVHDTKSLFKRAIARLPVVIPIWFLAIIFPFFGPINSTVGSLLVSFTVYIIPALAHMVTFASASARENAVERPPSFLGGWAGSYTMNIFVVVWVFVVGFGFGGWASMLNFIRQVDTFGLFTKCYQCPPHKA